The region CCTGACACGACCCTGGCGCTGGCGCTCGCTTGCGGTGCATCTGGCGCCGTCACCTGCCCGGATTGGCCGTGATGCGCTCAGGCTTTTGCGGAGGAATGGCGCAAGGCGGCCACATCATCCTCTTGAGATATGTCTGCCGCCCGCAGGACTTGAATGGCTTGAAGGGCCAGGTGCATTGAGCCGCGCGAAAATCGAAGAAGGGCTTGTCTTCGCGCCGCGTTTCCGATCAGATAGCACCTTAGACCACGCATTCGTCCAGGATATGGCACCAAAGAGGAAAGGCTGATGGCCGTGAAATGCCCGACATGCGGAAACCCTGGTCAGGGAAAGCATAAGCCGTTCTGCTCACAGCGTTGCGCCCAGGCGGATCTGGGCCGCTGGCTTTCAGGCCATTATGCCGTGCCGGCTGAAGAGGAGCCTGACAGCGCCGATCTCGAAGCACTGGAAAAGGCTATTGTCGAGGCCATGGAAAACGGCACGCTTGTTCCGGGTGAGTTTCGCCGCAAGGATTAGCTCTGGTGCTTTTAATGGCAAAGGCTCATCAGTTTAGCCGGGGACGGGGGAGGAAAGCCGGGGGAGCGGCAAAATTTTCAGCCTAATCGTGCCATCACCGCTGGACAGCGGCGTGGAGATGGGCTAGTACCGTATGTCGAAAGAAACATAACGGTTTCTTTCTTGCGCCCAGGTAGCTCAGTTGGTAGAGCAGCGGACTGAAAATCCGCGTGTCGGTGGTTCGAATCCGCCCCTGGGCACCATTTTTTCCCTGAAAATCCTCGCCTTTTCTGCCACTTAACCGCCAGGTTAAGTTTTTCAGTAATTTCGATTCTTGCATGCTATTGGTTATCTGTTACTGGTGGCCAAGGTAGATGTTAATCCGTAACCCGGCCAGAACTAGACAAAATCAAAGTGCAAGAAGCGGCGGTTGCGGGGCCCCCGTAACCTGAAATTTAATCAAGAGATCCAACTCTTCTGGATGCAATAGATATGCGGTATAATAGACACTCACATCGGGGTCTTTAGGTTGCAGACCAAAGATAATGCCACCATAGGTATTGAATGACGTTTTGGGGCTGATTGGCCTGGCCAGCGATGCGGTGCCAAGACAAGAAAAGGAACTGAGTGCCAACGACCTGCCAACAAGAAGAATGGGTGTTGCAGGGTCCATGGTGGTGCTAGTGGCCGCTAAGACAGATTAGTATAATGATCAGAGATAATACGGTAAGATAGCATTTTAAATCGGAGTCAGGAGATCATGACACTCTCACGGCTGTTTGATGAATTATCTGCGCTTCTTTCCGGTGACTACACGATTGAAGCGAACGCCATCAAGGCGTTGCAGAAGGCGGATGCCGAGATTGATCTGAAGTATCAATCATCCCCCCTGTCCGCACCTTTCCTTGAGGTGATGGCGCAGGCTGAGGCAAATCCCATATGTGATCTGATCAGGGATATCCCCTTTCACTGGGCGCCGCCTGAAACTTCAAAAGACCCTCTTTATAAACAACATAGCCATTTCAAGGCTCATGTGGAACTGCTTGGTCCGACCGGGCTTGTTCCATCCTCCGAGGTGCGCGTAGGGCTATATGGAATGCTGCCACATTCAGAATACGGTATCCGCACCCATCCGGCAGAAGAAACCTATCTCATGCTGGCAGGAAATGCGTTCTGGAAACGTGGCGATGATGCTTACGAGCAACTCTTTACCGGCCAGCGGTCCTATCACCCTTCCATGATGCCACACGCGACCCGGACAGAAGACTCCGCATTTATGTCGGTTTACATATGGGATGGGGATATCTCGACCGATCAATATACATATTTGGGGCTTCCTGAAACATCAATAGAGAAATCCAAAATTACTGGCACAGAAAATCGGGGCTAGACAACTATAGTAAAATTAAAAAACATGAAACCTCATTAATTATTGAATTCTTATTTTTTATGAGATTAAAGTAATTTTTATGAAACTTGATTTCTTTCGGAAGATTGGTTTTGGTTTAGCACCGGATGAAAATGTTCCATCTGATCCCATTGCATGGGCAGTGCGTCAGGTTGAAACACCTGCAAAACTCACTTGGCCAGGGCATATACCATCGGAACAGGAATTACTTGATCACAGGGCTGAATTTGTCTATCAGGATCGGCGTATTCTTCGCGAAAAGTTCAAAAATAATCGCAACGCCTATGATGATGCAAAAACGCAGTTGCGATACAAAACTGGCGAACGTT is a window of Alphaproteobacteria bacterium LSUCC0684 DNA encoding:
- a CDS encoding DNA gyrase inhibitor YacG, which encodes MAVKCPTCGNPGQGKHKPFCSQRCAQADLGRWLSGHYAVPAEEEPDSADLEALEKAIVEAMENGTLVPGEFRRKD
- a CDS encoding dimethylsulfonioproprionate lyase family protein; amino-acid sequence: MTLSRLFDELSALLSGDYTIEANAIKALQKADAEIDLKYQSSPLSAPFLEVMAQAEANPICDLIRDIPFHWAPPETSKDPLYKQHSHFKAHVELLGPTGLVPSSEVRVGLYGMLPHSEYGIRTHPAEETYLMLAGNAFWKRGDDAYEQLFTGQRSYHPSMMPHATRTEDSAFMSVYIWDGDISTDQYTYLGLPETSIEKSKITGTENRG